ACGTCCCGTGCCTGCACTCCTGGAGCAGCTCCCCGAAGACCCACTTGGAGGCCGGCGCCAGGTGGGGAAGGCCGAAGGGCCCCGGGCGCGACTCGGGTCCTAGTCTCCTCGAAGGAGGCCACGAATGCGACGAGCAGCCGCTCAGCCTGCGAGCACATTTCGCTCTTCGTGGGAGAGGAGCGATCACAGTGCGCAAGCTGGCGTAGTCGCGCCGGTGGGGCGGGCCGGCGACCATGAGATGGCGTCAAGTGTGTCTCTGAAGACGTCACTCGTCGCTATGGGATAGCGATTCCTTAAAAGGGTTAATAATCTATCCATGCGGTTTACGGGtaaaacaacgacatgattatgagagcaCCTGTAGTGCAGaactccagaaatttcgaacgCGTCGGTGTTCATGTCATTGAAAATTACAGAGAACAAATGCCTATGCGCAGCTCGCTTGCACGAAAAGCGACGCAACGGCCGGATCGAACCGTACTTTCGAGTCAGTAGCCGGTCGCCGGCGGGTTGCCAGATCAAAAGGACaaaaatagcaagaaattgaaaaaaaatcttGCCAAAAAActtcacaccatctccgctaaaggggaccatgaggcgatgcgaagcagtgttcttGAGTTGTTCTTGAGGGAAAAGGAAAAGGCGCATTTCTGTCTGCGTctgcgacacggctaagcgccctggtaggggtgggggtaaggagggaataaaagaatagtaggaaatagagagaaaatagTTAGAGAGCCATCATATACAACGcaagaaagaggacaggaaagatgtggaaAACGGTCCAGGGAGTTcaggacgggtccgcgaaacacagctagaggcacggtgcacaacatcggcgaagcggcgaaggccccggaCGATGAGTCGGCGCAACGGCATAGCGGCGAGGAGTCCGCCGGGGCACGGTCAGCGGAGTACGAGGTTAATCCAGGACATGCGgtaggcacgtccgtcttgcttgaaatccagcagtgtttcggcatgtagagcccgcgtttcagaggtgggtGTGGTcggggaaaagggagaggggaagtggagaggggaggcgagatgggaaggggaggggagagggagaggataTGAGGGGAGAGTGGGAGTGGAAGAGGGAGATGAgtggaggaaaggggagaggaaggAGGAAAGGGAGatgagaggaggaaaggggaggaggaggagagtgtgatgggagagagaagtggagagggggtggaaAGAGAGTGAGTGGAGGGTAAAGGGAAGGGGGAAATGGAATGGGAGGGTGATTGGGacgagggggaagtggagagggggtggagagagggagtggagaggggaagtggaaggtatgcgcatgcgcagtaagggtggtcacgccgcacaccaccaccaccacaccaccaccggattgaactccgctataagatgcttcacatctaaaaagtagccaacttgaaccAAGGACAATAAAAGTGGCAGAAAGTAGCCACGCGCGggtgtgaaaacaactgcgacgtttttacttAATAACTAAATGCAACAGCCTTTCGCtggaaatgtaaataagtacagcagaacccttcaaagtcatattaGCTGAGATTagagcataaattgttgactttagcaactTATCGTGCGtcatgacgaagtttcttgcgctgttgcagaaatgacacacTCATCTCGCGTATAGCGTGACTACAAGGAGTAGGAGTACCACCCTTGTGGAGGAAATAAAAAATGAGCACTGCACGAATGGCTGAAAATCACAGTTGCTGGATTttaagcataaattgtagtcactttCGCAATCGTTGCTCGTGTGATGACGAAGTCCGCGCATTTATTATTTCCTAGTTGTAGTCCCGACCTAATTCTATGAAATCAGACGGAT
This window of the Rhipicephalus sanguineus isolate Rsan-2018 chromosome 2, BIME_Rsan_1.4, whole genome shotgun sequence genome carries:
- the LOC119382201 gene encoding uncharacterized protein LOC119382201 translates to MVAGPPHRRDYASLRTVIAPLPRRAKCARRLSGCSSHSWPPSRRLGPESRPGPFGLPHLAPASKWVFGELLQECRHGTSVTFDLVLKEIGARACIKLSESPDSELFCVLGNWRRSVIKVLRFEYVVRHRDLVLAELRVGRQVPFSLYL